The DNA sequence TGCGGGCGGACACAAGCAGGTTACCGCCGGCATTCTGCGCAAATGCACCGCCGAATTGGGCGGCAAACCGGCGCGGCACGGATGGGTGACGAAGCTCACTTCGGCGCTGGCCGCCGGGCTGGCAATGGGGGCCATTGCCGCGTTGACCGCCTCCGGCGCCTTTTCGGGGGTGTTCACCGCCGAGGCGAAATCAGGCAAGGAGGCGCGAAACGCCGTTCAACCGTCCGCGCCGCAAACCGTTGCCGCCGGTGCGCCGGTGGCTCCGCTGGCGCCGGCCACGCTGCCGTCCTCCACCGCGAGGGTTCTGGATAAAATTGACGAATTCACGGGGGACGCCGCCCGCGCCGCCGCCGCCGAGCGTGTGCTGGCCCGCTGGGAAGAGCAGGAACCCCTTTCCATCGGCGAGAAAGAACTCGACTATCCGCGGCTTGCCAAAAAGCGCGGCCTTAAATGTTTCACCGCCCATATGGACCTGACGCAGTTGCGCGCCATAAATTATCCGGCCGTGCTGGAAGTGAGCGACGGCAAAAACACCGGCCTCATGCCGTTGGTGATAATCATGGGCGACGAGTACTACAGCCAAACACCGGGCGGCGCCTACGCCACCCGGGAGTGGATGGAAAAACACTGGACCGGCAAGGTTCACATCTTCTGGAAAGACCACGAACAACTGCCGGAGATGCTTAAGCGCGGCAACAAGGGCGGCGCGGTCGTTTGGCTGCAGCAAAGCCTCAGCCGCCTCGGCTATATCGCCGACGCGAATGGCATCACCGGCGGCTATGGCCCCAAGACCGAGCGCTCGGTGCTGATTTTCCAGACCGACAACCGGTTGCCGGCGGACGGGCAGG is a window from the Nitrospinota bacterium genome containing:
- a CDS encoding AAA family ATPase, producing MYTRYFGLNEKPFNLTPDPKFLYLGACHKESYAQLLYSVKEHVGFMALVGEVGTGKTTICRSFLGQLPETCSVAFIFNPNLDDIELLKSFNKELGIEYRLASKKALQDVLFAYLLERRKAGGQVILVVDEAQNLSPSVLEQVRLLSNLETDTEKLLQIILVGQPELALMLENESLRQLKQRISVWSRLFPLDYEETARYVNHRLRTAGAARPEMFNRGAFKEIYRFSKGVPRLINVVCDRALLAAYAGGHKQVTAGILRKCTAELGGKPARHGWVTKLTSALAAGLAMGAIAALTASGAFSGVFTAEAKSGKEARNAVQPSAPQTVAAGAPVAPLAPATLPSSTARVLDKIDEFTGDAARAAAAERVLARWEEQEPLSIGEKELDYPRLAKKRGLKCFTAHMDLTQLRAINYPAVLEVSDGKNTGLMPLVIIMGDEYYSQTPGGAYATREWMEKHWTGKVHIFWKDHEQLPEMLKRGNKGGAVVWLQQSLSRLGYIADANGITGGYGPKTERSVLIFQTDNRLPADGQVGDTTKMLIYGLLPEYKTPHISLS